TCGAGGTGGTCGCAGTGCCTCATCACGGCGTCGTGCAGGGCGGGCAGCCGGTCGGCGGTGAGCACCGGGCGGCCGTCCGCGCCGGTGTTGGTCCGGGCCAGCCACGCCTGGTAGACCAGCAGCGGGGACTGGTAGTTGACGGGTGCGCCGGCGACGATGCCGTCGAAGTCGTGCGGGTACCGCTGGGCCAGCAGCAGCGCTTCCCGCCCGCCGTTGGAGCAGCCGCCGAAGTACGAGAACGACGGCGGGGCGCCGTAGAAGTCCTCGATGAGCCGCTTGGCCGCCATCGACACCACGTGCGGCGCGCGGAACGCGAGGTCGTCGCGGGCGGCCTGGTCGTCGGCCGCCCAGGTGCCGTCCGCCGAGGGCACCGGGCCGCCGGCGACGTGCCCGTCGTCGGTGGCGGCGACCGCGAGGCCGCCGATCTCCGCACCGCAGTCGGGGAACGACGGCGACACCAGCGCACCGCAGTACCCGCCGCAGCCGTACTGGAGGTAGCGGCCGGTGTAGGTGGTGGTGGGCAGCTTCAGGTGGAACCGCACCCGCGGCTCGACGTACCCGAGTACCGCGCAGTGCGCGGCCTCGGCGCCCGCGGCCACCGGCTCCGCCCGCGTCACGTGCGCGCGGGTGCCGGGTATCGCGAAGCTCCGGACCAGGTCGGCGCACTCGGCCACGGGCCGGACCACGCCACCCCTGGCGGCCGACGCGACGGAGGCGCCGGAGGTCAGGGAGGCCAGCAAACCGACGACCACCAGCAAGCGGATCACGCGCACCTCGTTCTCGGTCGGGGACGAGCACGCCGGCCGCGCCGTGACCACCCGCCGGTCCCGCGAGCCATCCCGCCACCGACCGGCACCACCACGCCCCTGGCACGCGGTTCGACGGTAACCCCACCCCGGTGGCGTCCGACAGGGCTTCGGGAGCCGCACGAGCGGATCACCGCAGTCATCGACCCGGGTGCCCCGTGCCGCTCGAAGAGCCGTCGTCAGCGGTGGATCACGGGTGCCGCCGCGTCGCCGGCCGGAGTCGTCCCCCGGCCGGCGACGCGCCGCCGATCAGTGCGCGGTCGAGGTCCACCACCGGATCTGCCCGGTCCCGATCTGCTGGATCCTGAGGCTGCCGTCCGCCCGGACGGAGAACTCGAGGTCCGGGTAGCAGCAGGTCCTCGACGCGAACGGGCGTCCGCGGCTGACGTACACGACGAGGTTGCCGTCCTGCTGGAAGATCCCCTCCTGGCCCCGGTGGTCGGTGCCGCTGGCCCAGCGGGCGCGCCCGATCTCGTCGTAGAGCACGAGGTTGCCGTCCTGCTGGAAGATGAGCCTGGACTTCCCGACCTGGACGTAGTCGTTGTAGTAGAAGTGGGTCCCCTCGGAGAGGAACCAGTTGCCGTCCGTCAGGCGGGGGGCCGGTGTGCCGGGTTCGAGGTGGACGGACGCGAGAGGCGCGTACTCGGCCATCGGCGCGACGTCCGCGGTCGCCGCCGGGGCCCCGGCCAGGCCGACCACCAGCACGCCGAAGAGGGTCAGCAACCGCATGAGGCGGGAACGCGCCCCGCCGGCCCGAGTGGTCGGTGCACCTGTTGTTCGCATGGGGAATCCTGTTCTTCGTCGACCTGCCTGGGATGTTCTCCAGCGCATTCCGGAAAAATCGGGAAAGCGACCGCGACCGGCGGGCCGGTTCTCCCCCTCCGGCGCCGCCCGCCCCGATCCCGGGGACAGCATCGGCACCCGGTTCAGTCCGTCAACACAACGTCGTGCGAATCCCCTGTTCAGTGGTGCTGGGCAGGGGCCGGCGGGCATAGACAGGACTTCCCGGGGGCCCGCGGTGCGCGGGAGGGGGAGGGCTGTGCGATGACGGTGGAGCTGCGGGTGCTGGGCGAGGTCGAGCTCCTGGTCGACGGGACGAGGCCGGACCTCGGGCACGCTCGGCAGCGGTGCGTGCTGGCGGTGCTGCTGGTGCAGGCCAACCAGGTGGTCGCCACCGATCAGCTGGTGGACTGGATCTGGGGCGAGCGGCCACCTCGACGGGTCCGGCAGCTGGTCAGCAACTACGTCTCCCGCCTGCGCCAACTGCTGGCCGCCGGCGGTGTCGTGGACGAGGTGGTGGTCGAGCGGCGCGGCAAGGGCTACGTCCTGCTGGTCGACCCCGACCGCGTGGACGTGCACCGGTTCCGCCGCCTGGTCGCCGAGGCCCGCGCCGAGACCGACCGGACCCGCGCGCTGGAACTGCTGGAGCGGGCCGCGGGGGTGTGGCGGGGTGAGGCGTTGGCCGGCCTGGACACCCCGTGGACCACCGCGGCGCGGCGGGGCCTGGAGCGCGAGCGGTTCGCCGCCGACACCGACCGCCTCGACCTGGCGCTGCGGGCCGGGCGGCACGGCGCGCTGCTGCCCGAGCTGACCGACCGCGCCGCCCTGCACCCGCTGGACGAGCACGTGGCCGCCCAGCTCGTGCTCGCCCTCTACCGCGCGGGTCGCCAGGCCGACGCCCTGGACCACTACCGGCAGCTGCGCACCCGGCTCGCCGACGAGCTGGGTTCCGACCCCGGACCGGACCTGCAGCACCTCCACCGGCGGATCCTGGCCGCCGACCCCGCGCTGGCCACCCCGACGACGAGGGCGGACCGGCCACCGGTGGCACCACGCCAACTGCCGGCCACGCCCGCGCCGTTCACCGGTCGCGCCTCCGAACTGGTCGAGCTGGACCGCGCCCTCTCCGCCGCCGCCCCGGACGGCGGGGGCCCCGCCGCACGACCGGGCGCGACGTCGACGAACCCGGCGGCCGGGACGGTGCTGATCTCGGCGATCGGCGGGGCGGGCGGGATCGGCAAGACGTGGCTGGCGCTGGCCTGGGCGCACCGCAACCTGCACCGGTTCCCCGACGGGCAGCTGTTCGCCGACCTGCGCGGCTTCAGCCCCGCCGGGCCGCCGACCGAACCGGCCGACGTGGCGCGCGGGTTCCTCACCGCCCTCGGCGCCGACCCGGACGCGCTCCCGGCGGACCTGGACGCCCTGGCCGCGTCGTACCGCAGCCTGGTGGCCGGGCGGCGGATGCTGGTCGTGCTGGACAACGCCGCAGGCGCCGAGCAGGTCGTGCCGCTGCTGCCGGGCAACGCGACCTGCGCGGTGCTGGTCACCAGCCGCACCAGGCTGGCCTCCCTGGTCGACCGGTGCGGCGCCCGCCACCTGTCCCTGGACCTCCTCACCCGCGGCGAGGCCCGCGCCCTGCTGGCCGCCCGCCTCGGCGACCGGCGCGTCGAAGCCGAGCCCCGGGTGACCGACGAGCTGATCGAGCTGTGCGGGCGCCACCCGCTGGCCCTGGCGATCACCGCCCGGCACGCCGCCACCCGCCCCTCGATCCCGCTGGCGGAGTTCGCCGCCGAGCTGCGCGAGCTGGGCCTGGAGGCGCTGGACCACGACACCGATCCCACGGCCGGCCTGCCCTCCGTGCTGTCCTGGTCCCTGCGCCGGCTCACCGAAGAGCAGCGGACGGTGTTCGCGCTGCTCGGGATCGCCCCCGGCCCGGACACCGACCTGCGTGCCGCGGTGTCCCTCACCGGCCTGCCCGAGGCGCGCACGCGCAAGGCCCTGCGCGTGCTGGAGGACCACTCGCTGCTCGACCGGCACCCGCACGGCCGCTACTCGATGCACGACCTGGTCCGCGCCTACGCCGCCACCACCGCCCGCGACCACCTCCCGGAGCCCGCGCGGCGGGCCGCGCTGGAGCGGGTGGTCGACTTCTACCGGCACACCGCGCACACCGCCGACCGGCTCCTGTACCCCCACCGCCCGCCGGTCCCGCTCGCCCCACCCGCCCCCGGCGCCCACCCCCGGCCGCTGCCCGACCAGGAGGCCGCGCTGGTCTGGCTGGACGCCCACCACCCCCACCTGCTGGCCGCGCAGCGCACCGCCGCCGACCACGGGTGCCACCAGGCCGTGTGGCACCTGGCCTGGGCGCTGAGCACCTTCCACCTGCGACGCGGGCACCGCCACGACGGGCTGGCCGTGTGGCGGGCGGCCGCCGACGCCGCCGAACACCTGCCCGACGCCGGCACCCTCATCCACGCCCGCTGGAGACTCGGGCACGCCCACGCCGAGCTGGGGCGGCACGAGGAGGCCATCGCCCACCTGCACGACGCCCTCGCCGTGGCCGAACGCCACCACGACCCCCTCCAGCACGCCCGGACGCACCACGCCCTCGGGTGGGCCTGGGAGCAGCGGGGGGACCACCGGCGAGCCCTGGAGCACGCCCGCCGAGCCCTGGTCCTCTGCCGCGGCCTGGACCAACCGGTGTGGGAAGCCGATGCGCTCAACTCAGTGGGCTGGTACGAAGCCCACCTGGGCCAGTACGACAACGCCCGCGGCCACTGCCGGGCCGCCCTCGCCCTGCACCGGCACCACCAGGACCTCGACGGCGTGGCGGACGCCCTGGACAGCCTGGGCTTCATCGACCACCACACCGGGCACCACCAGCAGGCCGTCGACCACTACCGGCAGGCCCTCGCCCTCTACCGCGACGTCGGCAACACGGCCGAGGCCGCCGACACCCTCGACTACCTGGGCCACCCCCACGCCGCTCTCGACCAACACGCCCAGGCGCGTGCCGCCTGGCGGGAAGCCCTGGACCTGTACCGGCAGTTGGGGCGCGACACCGACGTCGAACGCGTCCGGGGACAACTCGACGACCTGGACGCGGCGCAGGGGGGAGTCGCCCGCAGCGGGTGACCGACGTGGTCCGGGGAGGTCTCCCGCACCTGAGAACGCCCTCGCCTCCCGGTCAATCCCGTGCTCCTTTTCCCACCGGCGAAGGGGGCAGGACGGCGGCTGGAGGCCACCGGGGTGTCGCGGTACGTTTGGGAGCGCTCCCAGATTGTGGACCCACCCTGCTTGAGGAGCCGAACCATGTTGCGACGACGTTGTCGCCCGGTCACCCTGCTCGCCGGCCTGCTCGTGCCGGCCCTGTCCGCGTTCCTGCTGCCCCCGCCGTCGGTCGCCAGCACACCCCGCACCCACGCGGTGCCGCTCGCCGAACTGACCGTGGTGTCCGAACAGGTGGCGTCCGGTCTCCGGCGCCCGGTCGCGGTCACCGGGCTGCCCGACGGCCGGGTGCTGGTCGTGGAGAAGGCGGGCACCGTCCGCGCCTACCACCCCGACACCGGCCTGGCGGCCGAGCCGGTGCTCGACCTGACCGACCGGGTCGACGAGTCGGACAACGAGCGCGGCCTCCTCGGCATCACGCCCGCGCCGAACTTCGCCCGGACCGGAATCCTCTACGTGTCCTACACGAGCCTGCCCGCCGGCGAGCTGACCCTGGCGCGGGTGCCCCTCGGCGCACCCGAGCGGCTGCAGGTGCTGCTGACCCAGCAGCACGCCGAGTACGGCAACCACAACGGGGGACAGGTGGCGTTCGGCCGCGACGGCTACCTCTACTGGTCGACGGGCGACGGCGGCCACGCGAACGACCCGTTCAAGGCCGGCCAGGACCTCGGCACCCTGCTCGGCAAGATCGTGCGGATCGACGTCGACCGCACCTGCGGGGCGAAGCCCTACTGCGTGCCGGCCGGCAACCCGTTCGTCCGCGTGCCGGGCGCGCGGCCGGAGATCTGGCTCTACGGGCTGCGCAACCCGTGGCGGTTCTCCGTCGACCCGGTCGACGGCTCGCTGTGGATCGGCGACGTCGGCCAGGGCCTGGTCGAGGAGGTCGACCACATCCGCCCGTGGCAGGGCGGCGCGAACCTCGGCTGGTCCTGCAAGGAGGGCACCCC
This portion of the Saccharothrix syringae genome encodes:
- a CDS encoding AfsR/SARP family transcriptional regulator — translated: MTVELRVLGEVELLVDGTRPDLGHARQRCVLAVLLVQANQVVATDQLVDWIWGERPPRRVRQLVSNYVSRLRQLLAAGGVVDEVVVERRGKGYVLLVDPDRVDVHRFRRLVAEARAETDRTRALELLERAAGVWRGEALAGLDTPWTTAARRGLERERFAADTDRLDLALRAGRHGALLPELTDRAALHPLDEHVAAQLVLALYRAGRQADALDHYRQLRTRLADELGSDPGPDLQHLHRRILAADPALATPTTRADRPPVAPRQLPATPAPFTGRASELVELDRALSAAAPDGGGPAARPGATSTNPAAGTVLISAIGGAGGIGKTWLALAWAHRNLHRFPDGQLFADLRGFSPAGPPTEPADVARGFLTALGADPDALPADLDALAASYRSLVAGRRMLVVLDNAAGAEQVVPLLPGNATCAVLVTSRTRLASLVDRCGARHLSLDLLTRGEARALLAARLGDRRVEAEPRVTDELIELCGRHPLALAITARHAATRPSIPLAEFAAELRELGLEALDHDTDPTAGLPSVLSWSLRRLTEEQRTVFALLGIAPGPDTDLRAAVSLTGLPEARTRKALRVLEDHSLLDRHPHGRYSMHDLVRAYAATTARDHLPEPARRAALERVVDFYRHTAHTADRLLYPHRPPVPLAPPAPGAHPRPLPDQEAALVWLDAHHPHLLAAQRTAADHGCHQAVWHLAWALSTFHLRRGHRHDGLAVWRAAADAAEHLPDAGTLIHARWRLGHAHAELGRHEEAIAHLHDALAVAERHHDPLQHARTHHALGWAWEQRGDHRRALEHARRALVLCRGLDQPVWEADALNSVGWYEAHLGQYDNARGHCRAALALHRHHQDLDGVADALDSLGFIDHHTGHHQQAVDHYRQALALYRDVGNTAEAADTLDYLGHPHAALDQHAQARAAWREALDLYRQLGRDTDVERVRGQLDDLDAAQGGVARSG
- a CDS encoding PQQ-dependent sugar dehydrogenase, whose amino-acid sequence is MLRRRCRPVTLLAGLLVPALSAFLLPPPSVASTPRTHAVPLAELTVVSEQVASGLRRPVAVTGLPDGRVLVVEKAGTVRAYHPDTGLAAEPVLDLTDRVDESDNERGLLGITPAPNFARTGILYVSYTSLPAGELTLARVPLGAPERLQVLLTQQHAEYGNHNGGQVAFGRDGYLYWSTGDGGHANDPFKAGQDLGTLLGKIVRIDVDRTCGAKPYCVPAGNPFVRVPGARPEIWLYGLRNPWRFSVDPVDGSLWIGDVGQGLVEEVDHIRPWQGGANLGWSCKEGTPVFDPQQCRPGGRYTDPVFEYDHYNDNCSVTGGVVYRGFRTPEAWGTYVASDYCSTHVFAVRPKPDGGYESATIGNFPTQPTAIDTDVHGELYVLSDLPGWLSRVRFERVKPASGGRGAHR